A genomic region of Pseudomonas migulae contains the following coding sequences:
- a CDS encoding CBS domain-containing protein translates to MKTAAQLLKLKVVQNQHVHSIAPDQMVLEALKMMAEKNVGALPVIEAGQVVGVISERDYARKVVLQGRSSVGTPVRDIMSSPVVTADSQQSIERCMAVMTDSHLRHLPVVDSGELIGLLSIGDLVKEAIVEQADLIRQLEHYIRGH, encoded by the coding sequence ATGAAAACAGCCGCACAGCTGCTGAAACTGAAAGTCGTGCAAAACCAGCACGTGCATAGCATCGCGCCGGACCAGATGGTGCTTGAAGCGCTGAAAATGATGGCCGAGAAAAATGTCGGCGCGCTGCCGGTCATCGAAGCGGGGCAGGTGGTCGGCGTCATCAGCGAGCGCGACTATGCGCGCAAGGTCGTTCTGCAAGGACGTTCCTCGGTCGGCACGCCGGTGCGCGACATCATGAGCTCGCCGGTGGTGACGGCCGACAGTCAGCAGAGCATCGAGCGTTGTATGGCGGTCATGACCGACAGTCACCTGCGCCATCTGCCGGTAGTGGATAGCGGTGAGTTGATCGGTTTGTTGTCGATTGGCGATCTGGTCAAAGAAGCAATTGTCGAGCAGGCCGATTTGATTCGGCAGTTGGAGCACTACATTCGTGGGCACTAA